Sequence from the Synergistales bacterium genome:
AGAGGCGCATGGCGACGCGATCGCTGCGCCGTAAGTGTGGTATGGAAAGGAGGCGACAGGGATGGCATTCAAGCGACGGGGCAAGCGACGCCCCAAGGTATGCTTTTTCTGTGTCGACAAGATCGATAAGGTCGATTACAAGGATTCCGAAAAGCTGAAAAAATACATCTCCGACAGAGGAAAGATCCTCCCGCGCCGCGTCTCGGGGAACTGCGCCAAACACCAGCGTCAGCTGACGAGAGCGATCAAGCGGGCGCGCACCATGGCCCTTCTTCCCTTTACTGTCGATTAGGTACACCCAGCAGACGACGGGGGAGAGGCTCTGCTTCTCCCCTTTTCGCGTACCGGAGGTGCCCTATGGATCAAACCAGGGGTCTTGTGGAGTCCGCTCTCCTGGTCGCATTGGCCTCGATGCTCTTTCTGGCCAGTCATGTGCTGCCTGTAGTGGGGGCGGTGGTGGCGCTGGTCTGTCCCGCACCGCTGGTGGTGCTGGGACTGCGCCACAGTTTGAAACGCTCCATCCTGGGGATGGGCGTGGCGACCCTCCTGGTCACCGCCTTTGTGGGCCCCGTGGGAGGGCTCTTTTTCCTCTTCGGATTCGGGGTGCTCGGGGTGGGGATCGGCTACCTGGCCCGCCTCTTCGACCAGGCTGTGGAGATCATGCTCTACGGTATCCTCGTTTCGCTGGGCAGCAAACTGGTGCTCATGCTTCTGGTGACCTGGGTGACGGGGATCAATCCCTTCTCCGTGGACCCCGCAGAGATAGAGGGTGTCATGGGGAGGGTCAGCGGCGCCTTCGGGCAGTGGGGCCTCTCCGGCGACGCCACAGGCGCCTTTTCGGAGCAGATGAAAGAGGCGCTGCGTATCCTGCCGATGGTGTTCCCGGCGCTGCTGATCATCGCTTCGGCGGTGGACTGCTATCTCAGCTACGTGGTGAGCCGGGCGGTGCTCTCCCGCCTCGGCCGGAGGACGCTGCCCAGGCTCCCG
This genomic interval carries:
- a CDS encoding YybS family protein, which translates into the protein MDQTRGLVESALLVALASMLFLASHVLPVVGAVVALVCPAPLVVLGLRHSLKRSILGMGVATLLVTAFVGPVGGLFFLFGFGVLGVGIGYLARLFDQAVEIMLYGILVSLGSKLVLMLLVTWVTGINPFSVDPAEIEGVMGRVSGAFGQWGLSGDATGAFSEQMKEALRILPMVFPALLIIASAVDCYLSYVVSRAVLSRLGRRTLPRLPAFEAWRFPRSLFIALVVALVLQFVGMSQDSAGLAMKMGLNLRMVVSLLFFIQGSSLALAFLRHKGVGRFRWVLLGLFLFVPFLSQLVMLVGIVDMWFDFRSRFGGAQE
- the rpsR gene encoding 30S ribosomal protein S18; translated protein: MAFKRRGKRRPKVCFFCVDKIDKVDYKDSEKLKKYISDRGKILPRRVSGNCAKHQRQLTRAIKRARTMALLPFTVD